From Solibacillus isronensis, the proteins below share one genomic window:
- a CDS encoding ABC transporter permease: MKKLSAMSKVYLLFVFAILYAPIFYLIFYSFNSGGNMNNFESFTLEHYAAVFEDSRLIIILLNTVLVALLSGLIATIIGTLGAIGIVSLKDKKMRNTLLSLNNVLIVSPDVVIGASFLILFTMIGVKLGFASVLVSHVAFSVPIVVLMVLPKLFEMNTSLIDAARDLGATKRDVLTRVILPYISPGIFAGFFMALTYSLDDFAVTFFVTGNGFSTLSVEIYSMARAGISLTINAISGLVFAVTVLIVIGYYFINKRSKSVATGGQR; encoded by the coding sequence ATGAAAAAGTTGTCCGCTATGTCGAAAGTATATTTACTTTTCGTATTCGCGATCCTTTACGCACCAATATTTTATTTAATTTTCTACTCCTTTAACAGTGGCGGCAACATGAATAACTTCGAGTCATTCACACTTGAGCACTATGCGGCTGTATTTGAAGATTCAAGATTAATTATCATTTTGCTGAACACAGTACTCGTTGCCCTTTTATCAGGTTTAATCGCAACGATTATCGGAACGCTAGGGGCAATCGGTATTGTTTCATTAAAAGACAAAAAGATGCGCAATACATTGCTTTCGTTAAATAATGTATTAATTGTTTCACCTGATGTTGTAATCGGTGCAAGCTTCTTAATTTTATTTACGATGATCGGTGTAAAACTAGGGTTTGCTTCAGTACTTGTATCGCATGTAGCGTTCAGTGTACCGATCGTTGTTCTTATGGTTTTACCGAAATTGTTTGAAATGAATACTTCTCTTATCGATGCTGCACGAGACTTAGGTGCTACTAAACGCGATGTATTGACACGTGTTATTTTACCGTATATTTCACCGGGGATATTCGCCGGTTTCTTCATGGCATTGACGTATTCACTAGATGACTTTGCAGTTACATTTTTCGTAACAGGAAATGGCTTCAGCACATTATCTGTTGAAATTTACTCAATGGCCCGTGCCGGTATTTCATTAACAATCAATGCTATTTCAGGTTTAGTATTTGCTGTAACGGTATTAATCGTTATCGGATACTACTTTATTAACAAACGTTCAAAATCAGTAGCAACGGGGGGACAACGATGA